The Montipora capricornis isolate CH-2021 chromosome 6, ASM3666992v2, whole genome shotgun sequence genome has a window encoding:
- the LOC138050758 gene encoding histamine H2 receptor-like, with translation METALDPRSSSTVVLQSTFMALIIVAAIVGNSLILASLYRFTSLQTKTNAFVLNLAIADLFLAVFAMPFTFISSIKYNWIFGNVMCQITGALNSIFCAASIMTLAFVSLERFFAIAYPLKYEILVTPRRVKIVIGYIWFQAILGAGSTFLFSKFTYLRFESICTVDWGRNMAYTLIFALVVFFIPFLVTAVLYCIILNKARKQRRKIEVIKVGEIVKECYKMRTRRGNRNDKTGERRKTKEHKATVMIAIVIGTFGFCWFPHAIGIFCILDPNCRWNDSFYVATTWLAMLNSALNSLIYGLMNRSFRRAFKSIFMCNSFIGDSEILTNFRKDTKDKKGYGNVSPIE, from the coding sequence ATGGAAACTGCATTGGATCCTCGATCTTCTTCGACAGTTGTCCTCCAGTCGACTTTCATGGCCTTGATAATTGTGGCAGCAATTGTGGGGAACTCTTTGATCCTGGCTTCTCTGTATCGCTTTACCAGTCTTCAGACAAAGACTAACGCTTTTGTTCTGAATTTAGCCATCGCTGATTTATTTCTGGCCGTGTTTGCGATGCCGTTTACTTTCATTTCGTCCATAAAGTACAATTGGATATTTGGCAACGTAATGTGCCAGATCACCGGAGCATTGAATTCGATCTTTTGTGCGGCGTCCATCATGACTTTGGCATTTGTAAGTCTGGAGAGATTCTTTGCGATTGCCTATCCACTGAAATACGAAATTCTGGTCACACCAAGAAGAGTTAAAATCGTCATTGGTTATATTTGGTTTCAAGCGATTCTCGGTGCCGGCTCCAcgtttcttttttcaaagtttaccTACTTGAGGTTCGAGTCTATCTGCACAGTTGACTGGGGGCGTAATATGGCTTACACGCTAATTTTTGCGCTTGTTGTCTTTTTTATACCCTTCCTTGTCACAGCTGTTTTATATTGTATCATCTTAAACAAAGCTCGGAAGCAACGAAGAAAAATAGAGGTCATCAAAGTGGGAGAGATTGTAAAAGAGTGTTATAAAATGCGGACAAGGCGAGGAAATCGCAACGACAAGACTGGTGAGAGAAGGAAGACGAAAGAGCACAAAGCTACGGTGATGATAGCTATTGTAATAGGGACGTTTGGCTTTTGTTGGTTTCCCCATGCTATTGgaatattttgcattttggaTCCAAACTGCCGTTGGAATGATTCATTTTATGTAGCTACAACTTGGCTGGCCATGTTAAATAGTGCATTGAATTCTCTCATCTACGGCCTAATGAACAGAAGTTTCCGGCGCGCGTTTAAGAGTATTTTTATGTGCAACTCTTTCATCGGTGACTCAGAAATATTAACTAATTTTCGAAAAGACACGAAGGACAAGAAGGGTTATGGAAATGTATCACCAATCGAATAG